One Candidatus Bandiella woodruffii genomic window, AGCAGATATAGTATATGGAGATTTACTGAATTTTATAGGGGATACGTTAAGAGATATTTCAAGAAATGCTAAATATGGTAGAGGGCATGATATAGTAGTTATTGATGAAGTTGATAACATGTTTATTGATCAGAATAACATGAAGGTGCAATTATCTAGTCCAATCCCTGGGTTTGAAAATTTAGTGCCAGTGCTTTTATATATGTGGGGAACAGGCATTGTAGACGCTAGTATGCTCAAACATGAAGGAGATAAGTGCTGGATTAAAGTCCCTAAAATAGATGAAGATTTAAAATTAGAGGATATAGATTTAAGTAAAACTCCTGATATAGAATATGAATTAATATATGTGGATGATAGCTGTAATAAGATACTTAGAGGAGAGATTTATAATTATACAAAAGAAGAAATACTAGCATATAAAATAGATAGAGATGCAAGACTTTATACTGTACCAGAACATTTAGAGAAATTTGCAGAAACTCAATTAACCACATGGATTGATTCATTTGAAAATGCATATTGGCATAAGGATAAATTACATTATATAATTTATGATCCACAAGAAGATATTCATTCAATAGATAAATTTAAAATAGTAGCGCCTGTAGATTATGTTAATACAGGGGCTATACAACAAAAATTACAATGGTCTGATGGGTTGCATCAATTTATACAGTTAAAGCATGGATTAACTGTAAAATCAGAACATGTTGTTAATGTCTATATGTCATATGTAGGATTCTTCAAAAAATATGAAGGTAGTATTTATGGTGTGACAGGTACACTTGGGGAAAATTCACATCAAAAATTTTTAAAAGAAACCTATAGAGTAGAATTGAGCCATATACCAAAATTTATTCATAAAGATTTAACAGAATATAGGCCTATAATTACATATGATGGAATAAGAACAGATAAAAATGATATTAAAAATGCCAATGAGATATGGAAGCAAGAAATAATAGGGGTAATTTTTAGAAAAGTTTTAGATAAAAGAGCAGCCCTCATAATAGTTGAAACAATTGAAAAAGTAGAAGAATTAGAAGAAGCACTTCTTGCTAGTGGTTATAGTAAGAAGCATATTATAACCTATAAAATAGGAGATCAGACTGAAGAAGATAAAATAGAAAAGAATGAATTAGGGATAGGAGATGTAATAATTGCAACTAACCTAGCGGGGCGAGGAACTGACTTAAAGATAGACAGAGAAGTTATAAATAATGGTGGGCTTCATCTAATTATGGGTATATTCTCTCAAAGCATCAGAGTTGAGGATCAAGCGTATGGGAGAACAGCAAGAAAAGGAGAGCCAGGCTCTGCACAATTAATTATTAATGGAAATAATCTAGATCATTACAGCTGTTATGAGAATTACGGATGTAATGATATTCATAATTTATATAAAGAAAGAAATATTAGAGAATTTAAAAAATTAGAAAGCAATCGTCTATGTGAGTTACCCTATTTAGAAATAAGGGATATAGTATTTGAAGAATTTGTAGAATTGGTAAAAGAAGCTAATTCACCTACAGGCTATAATTTAGTGGTGACCAGTAATGATAATCTAAATAAATATGAGAATGCCGAGGCATTAGCGAAACAAACAATATATTTATATAAAGAAGATAATGATATTTATATCAAAATATCAGAAATAGATAAGAAAAAAAACAAAGTTATAAAAGTTACTGAAAAATTAGAAGTTATAGATAAAAGAGGTTATCAACATACTAACACATTATTAAATAAAGTTGAATTAGTAGGCGAGTCTAAAGGTTTAAGAATAGGGTTGAGTAATCAAGATTATGAGTTAATACATTTTATAGCAACAACTGAGGGTTATACATACTTTAATGAGATAAAGGATAGAATTGAATATAGATTTAATAAAGCATTAGAAAATGAATTACCAAATGATATAGTAAAAAAAGAAGAAGGGTGGGGCATATTAAGTATTAATAAAAAAGAGGCATACTTAAAATGGCTACTTTTAAATGGAGAGGAGTATAGTGATTTAAAATCTCAAGTTAGTCTAGATGAGCAAAATCAAATAGATGAAAAAAAGAGTGTAAACTTACACAATATACTCAAGCAAGTAGAGCTTAGAAAAAAATATGAATTATGGAAGGAAGATAGAGAATTATATAATAATCAATCAGAAATTAATCAAATCAAAGAATATTTTGGAATTTGGCTCAAAAAACACGAAAAGGCATTAGAGATAGATTGTAAAATAGATACTGATGAAGATAAAAAGCAGTTAGAAAAGTTATTTGAAGAAAAAAAAGCAAAGCTAATAGAATTATTTTTTAATGAGATAAAAAAAGATGTAATAGAAAAAGTAAATAACAATAATTTAATAACAAATCCTGCATATTTAGTACTTAAAGCATGGAGATATTTATACATAGACGCAAAAGATAAAGATTATAGATATCAGCCTATAAAAATAGATAAGGAAGCAGAAAGCTTATGGAACTCTTTAATAACATCACCTGTAAATAAAGTTAAAAATTTAATTTATGGAGTGTTTGAAGATATTGGAAGATTAGGATTTGGATCAATCAATTACAGGGTTGAGAATCCATTAGCGCAATCTATAAAATTTTTAGAAGACGCGATAAAGTTAAATGATATGTATTCATGGGCTGGCCATAATGCATTAAGTGCCATTAGACTAGTAAAAGATGGTAGAGGAATTACCAACGTCAAGCAAGGTAAGGAGGCTGGAGAAGTAATAAACAGATATGCAGAGGATTTGAGTAACGCAACTAGTAAGATAGAAGAATATGAAATACCAAAATATGAATCACAGTTAACGTTTTTACTAACGCATAAGTTAGTAGGATTGGAAGATGATTTAACAATTCAACTAATAGGATCGATAGAGATATATAAAAAAATACTCGAGGTTATGTATAAAAACTTCAAAGTATTGGAAAATTTATCTGGGAAAGAAATGATTAGGGTTGGTAATCATATAACCCTTGAAGAAATAACCAATGATATAGACATAAGAAATGCAACAATAGAATTTTTGAATAAAACAGGTAACGCTAATCAATTAGAATCATATTTAAATGCCACTACTTATTATAAAGTTGATGAGCCTGAAATTGATAAATCAATTGTAACAAATAGTACAGCTGCATTTTTTAATCTAACACAAAATATAGGAGATATAGGCTCTTATAAAAGCGAGATGGATGCAAGCATGAAATCTCTTAAGGGCATTGCAAAAGAAATAAATTTTGCTAGTAAAAGTTATATATTAGATCAGATCACTGCATCAGGTGGCTTTTTATATCAAGTAGAAACTTATGAATTAGAAGAAAATAAGAATTGGTTTACAACGATATTTTCTGCTGTGCTTGGAGTTGTACTGATTTATACTGGGATTTGGATGTTGCAAGCTAATATTTTAGGTGGCGCAGTATTTGGTAAAGCACTAGCTGCATCATTCATCTTCCAAGGTATTGGAGATATAATAGGCTCAATAATATCAGTAGCAACTAATACACCTATGGACTTTGAGGATTACATAAAAGGTAAAGGTATTGCTATGGGAATATCGATTGCAACTGCAGGTACATTACATTTCTTAAGTGGTATAGATAGTTTAAAAAATATTGTCAATATAGCAAAAAAAGTAGAAGAATATACAAAAAATTTAGATAAATTATCAGCTGTATATAAAGCATTTGCAATCCAAGCAGGATTAACAGCAGGAAGCGCTGTTATATATAACCAGATGAAAAAGTTTGTAGATAAAGAAGATATAGAGTCAGATGCTAAAGCTGAAATCACCGATATACTTAATCGGTACAAAGACAAACTGGATAAGATATACGCATCAGATAACATAAATGGAAATAAAGAACTGTATAATCAGTTAATTAGAGACATAGAAAAAGCTGTTAGAAATTATGCATTAAGGTTTAAAGGAGAAAAAACTTCAGTTGTAAAAGGCGTTTCAACTGAGACTATTAATGTAGCAGCCTCATCAGTGCCATATTTAGGTAGAGTTATTAGTACAGGTGTTGAACTTACAATGGGTGCAATCAAAAGTGTTCAAGCTATAGAGAAGATAGGTAATAAGATAAGGAAAAGTATAGATGAAATAGTGTCTAGATCAATGAGTAGTGCTGAAATGATGAAAAAAAGATTAGTTTATAATTTTAATGCTATTGGAGAACAATTATTTGAAGTAATAAATGCACAAAATTATGTAGTAGCAGGTGAGATAGATTATAGAAATTGTAATGAGTTCAATAAAGTAAATTTAGAAGAAAAATTAAAGGATTACCACAAAGGCCTAGTAACTACTTGTAACCATATAGCTAACATTATCCTTCATAATGAAGAAAAAAACTCTATGCTAAATAAGAATATAGAGGCAATATTTACAGCATCAGTAAGTAACTTAGTAGAGGGAACACAAAAAGAAGGAATAATAAAGCCTATAGCAAATGAATTAGCTACTATACCAAATCAATATATAGGTGAATATTTAGGAGAAAAAATAAGGTTGGCAACGGAAAAATATGATAATCAGCCAAATAAAAAACCAGATAAGCCTAAAGTAGATACAGTAGGTGTTGTACAGGATAGTGGAGTAATCAATTCTAAAAAAGATACTGACAACAAAAGAAAACAAGACGAAAAAGAGGGGGGGAAAAATGATGATACGCCTACAAAAGATAGAAGCTATATAGCAGTGCCTGGCGATAATCTGAATAAAATAATAAAAAATCTAGACTTAGATATTACTCCTGCTGATCTGGCAAAAGAAAATAATATAAAAGACCCCAATAAAATACAACCTGGACAAAAGATTAAAATACCAGAAAAAAGAGTAAAAACTAATTGCGAACCAAATTGTCAGAGTGGGACGAATCAAGACTATACACCAAAGAACCAAGGATTAAAAAATTCTCCTAAGAGTGAAGGTAAAAATACTAAAAACTATTTGTCTGAAGAAGATAAAAGAAACACAAATATGGCAGAATTTGTTTATACGGATTTATTAAGGAAGGGTATTAAGAATTTATCAACGGAACAGCAAGTGCATGACATCAATGAAAAGATGAAGAAGAATGATAAATATAAGAACATAAGAGATGCTGGGTTTGAAGCTACATATGTATTAAGAGATAAAGAAACAGGCTTTGATGGTATTTTGATGTATAGCAAAGAATTAAAGCAATACACTATTGTTATATCAGGTATTGATGGTATACATGATATAAAGGATGTTAAAGCAGGCTTGGGTGCAGCACATCCAGAATTAACAAAGCAATTTGTTAGACAATTCCAATATGCAGACAAATTATATAGTTATGCAAAAGACCAGTTGAAACCAGGTGAATCAATAAATGCAGTAGGTCATTCGTTAGGAGGGGCTCATGTGCAAGTGTTATCTGCTAAACATGATATATATGCGACATCGCTTGATGCACCTGGCGCTAAAAAAGCTGCAGATATGATGTTAGGGAAGGATAAATATAAAACAGATAAAATTACAGCATATACCGCATTAGATAATCAAGTGAATACACTGGGGATTCATATGGCAGAACAAACTCTATTAATTAAAGAGGGTTTTTCAGATCATAGAGATAATCATGAACATAAGTCAAAGTATTATACTGATCCAAATGCCAACTATAGAACGGTAAAACTAGATAGCACATCTGGAAAAAGTAAAATGCAGCAATTAAAGATTAAAGAACCAGATTTGTATAGTAGCATCCATAATTCTTGGCTTTCTTATCAGACAACAATAAATACACAATTAAACATACAAAGAAAAATAGATTCTAATTGGAGCCCTAAGAGTTATAGAGGGATGCCTAATCAATATAGCCATTTAAATTCAAATAACAAAGAGGAGCAAGATGAAGCAACTATCAATTAGAAATTTAATATTTAAAGGTACTAGATTATGATAAAATATACTTATGTATTGTTATCTCTTTTACTACTTAGTGGGTGTTCTTCAGCATTTAGAGACACATCTATAATAAATTTAGATTTAGATAAAATTCACAGCCCAGACAGTAAATATGGCGTTGTATTATTTAGACCTATTTATTTTGAAAATGCTGATCCGGATTATGTTTGTAAACAAAAATTAGAGCCTATAGAGTGGAGAACCTCTTTAAGAACAATAATTCGTCCTAGTTATTTTTATATTAGTAGACACCCTAATAATGAAGGGCAAGCTATAGAATTTGTAGACAAGGCTCCTTCTTTTTTTGAATATGCATCATACTTATCAAAAGGAAAAACAAGGTTGGCAATGCCAGAGTATTTTTATGGTGTAAGGATGCTACCTGAAGGACGCTATTACTTTGAAAGTGTATATGGCACTCCTGGAAGCAGAGATTATAAAGAAACGGAAGAAGTCAATTATTTTGACGTCAAAGTAGGTGAGGTTACTTATATAGGTGACTATTATTGGATGAATAATGTAGAGTTTGATCGCAATTTTAAGGATCGTTTAATGAGTCAAACTAGAGGTTCCGTAGAAATAAAATTATGTGATAGATTCGATGAAGCTAAGCAGTTTTTTCAAAAGTACTATTCACATGTAAAACTCCCTATAAAGAAAAATTTATTAAAATGCTGTGAAGCATTTAAAACTAATTAAAGAGGACTTATTATGAAAAAATATATATTAATAGCAACAATGGCTGTACTATCTTCTTGCGCATCAATTGATGATAAAAAGGATGTTCCTAACTATCAAAAAGCAGTTGCAGATGAATCTGTTTATAATGAGCTAGATCAGCTGTATCTTGCAGGAGATGTCAAAGGTGTATTTGCAAAATTTCAATCAATTGATAATCCTAACACACTGTTAAGTGCTTCTTATTGGATTAGAGATGTAACCAAACAAAGTGATGACAGTAGATATATGTACTTATATGCAACAACACTTTTAAGAATGCTTGATATAAAAAATATAGATAAACAATCTAAAGAAGAGTTTAAGGAAACCGCTGCTTTATCATTTTATGCAGGAAGATATATTATGCTCATTGATGCAGAAAGATGCCAAGAAGAAATCTCTCGTATGGCATTATTAATGAACATGGAATTTGAAATAGAAGAAGAGATATTAAAAATAATGAATAACTTTTCTAAAGAAAAACAAGAAAAAATAGGTCAAATGGCACTACAAATAGAAGAAAATAAGAAAAAAAGGAAAAAACAAGGTTGGATATGTAAACAAAGTCGCGAATACTTATCAAGATATAGAGCACAGGACCCAGATTGTAATGACTGCACAATACAAAAAAATGGCAAAATTACTAATATTATATTCCCTGAAAAAAGTAGCTTAATTAAATATAAAAGTGATAAGGACTGGTTGCAAAAAAGAAATGAAATGAGAAATGCTCTAGCTGGAACAAAAAATTAAAGAAATTATCAATATTTATGAGTATACAAAAAACCCTAATGAAAATGAGGAAAATAATCAAGGGGAAAGGGGCTCTGCAGAATAGGTAAATTTTCATACAATAAACCATTGTTTTTTGTACAGGCTTCAGTTATAATAAATCTTACATTTATAACAAATAACATTGAATACGTTGTATTCATAAGTTATATTTATTAAATAATTTATTGTAAATTTATATGGCTACAATTACTGCAAGGATTCCAGAAGAGTTAAATCATATTCTTAATATTGTTTCTTCTGAAACAGATCGTAACAAAGGATATATTATAAAAAAGGCTTTAGAAAATTATTTAGAAGAGAAAGCTGATATTTTAATTGCTTTAGCTAGAATAGAAAAAGGAGAGTCTACTATATCTTTGGATGAGATTGAAAAAAAATATGACTTGGCGGATTAATTTTACTACTGGGGCTGATAAAGACTTTAGTAAGCTAGAAAAACAAGAGCAGAAAAGGATTATAGGCTATTTACGACAAAAAGTACAACAAGACCCTAGAGCTCATGGAATTGCATTAAAGTCTAATGATTTAGTTAAAATATGGAGATACAGAGTTGGCAAATATAGGATTTTATCACAGATTAAAGATAATGACCTTGTAGTACTAGTCATAAGAATTGGAAAAAGAGATTCTGTTTATAAAATAACATGAAGAAAGTAGCATTTTATTTAAGGGTTTCAACAAATGAGCAAACCACTGATAACCAAAGATTAGAGTTAGATAAAGTTGCTAAGAAATCTGGCTGGCATATTTATAAATATTATATAGATACTGGGATAAGTGGTACTAAATCAGATAGACCTGAGTTTTTAAAGCTACAAAAAGCTATATTGCAAAATAAAATAGATATAGTAGCTGCATGGTCTGTATGTAGATTAGGTAGATCATTACAGGATTTGGTTAGTTTCCTTAAACTCCTTGATGATAAAGGTGTAGATTTATATCTTCATCAACAAGGCATAGATACAAGAACCTCATCTGGAAAAGCAATGTTTCAGATGATAGGTGTATTTAGTGAATTTGAGCGTTCTATAATTAGTGAAAGAGTTAAAGCTGGATTAGAGAGAGCTAAAAATAGTGGTACTCAACTAGGTAGACCAATTATATTTGAAGAGAAGGTACAAGACGTATTAAGTTTAAGAGCTGGCGGAATGGCTATATTAAAAATAGCAAAAAAGTTAAATATAGGAACTGGCACTGTTCAAAAGATTTTAAAAACATACGATATATCCAAAGATATAGAGAAATCTATTGAGCTTGATTTATGGCTGATGGTTGAAAATAATAGTAAGTTTGTTAGAGGAAAAACAAGAGTTAGACAAGAAATAGAAGATTATTTAAATAGCTACTATGATTTAGAAAAACCTTGTAAAGATTCTTGGGATTATAAATTGACTATAAAATATACTACTGAAGAAAATTTAGATAGTGAAATAGAAGAAATAATTTATGAAATGGCAAATATTGCTGACATGAGAAATTGCTTTATTGAACATAGTATTACTTCTGAGAAGTTAGATAAAAGTTGGTAGTATTATATAATTATTATACAATAATTGACTTTTAAGTGTATATCTAATATATAGTTATTATACAATTGTTAATTAATACAATATATGAACAAAATAAAAACAATTCATAATCCTTCAAAGTTAACTCAAGAGGAAAAAGAATTCGTATCTAAGAATGATGATACTTTATTAAAAAAGAAAAAAAATTCTTATAAAGGACGTATGATATCGATGTCTGAGGATTTTTATCAAGAATTAAATATATACTTAAAAAACAATCCTACGGAAGGCAATCGTTCAAGTTTTATTGTTAGAATTGTTGCAGAATATATGAAAAAAAATAAATAAAAATAAATTTATGAGCATAATTACAGTAGCAAGCACTAAAGGCGGAGTTGGAAAATCTACTTTTATTATAAACTTAGCATCAATTTTTCTTATGAATGATAAGAAAATAGCTATATTAGATGCTGATATTCAAAACAGCGTTGGTAAATGGAATAGAATTAGAGAATATATGATATCAGAAGGGGCAAATATAAAGCCTTTATTTATAGCAAGTGCAAGGGGAGAAGCATTAATAGAAATAGCTAATGATAAAAAAAAACAGGGGTATACTGTACTTATAGATTCGCCAGGAATAGATGATGCTAATATGAGAACTGCTTTATTAAGAAGTGATTATATAATCAACCCTTGTCCTGTTTCTTCTATAGATTTATGGGAAGTAGAAAGCTTAATGAAAATAATAAATAATTTACAAAAAATACAACATAGAAAAATACCATTAATACTGGTATTCAACAAAGTACCAACTAGACATAGTTCTACACCAATAATGGAGGCTCGCAAATTTTTTGACGACAATAATATAACCCCAGATTATATATTAGAGCATGCTATAAAAGAAAGGGTTGTTTTTAAACATTCAATAAGAGATGGTAAGACTATAGTAGACTACTCTCCATTTGATGAAAAAGCAAAAGAAGAAATGATAGGATGTTACAATGAAATTATAAATATTATAAATAAGTAAGTATACATCCATTATATAACAAAGTATTAATTATTATATATTAAATGTATAACAATTAATTAATGAGTATATGCAAATACTAATTCTACCAATATAAAATATATACATTTTTCACCCACAGTAAATGTGTTTTTTAGAAATTATTATTGACAACATTTATTTACACATTTAATGTGTAATGAAATAATAATTTATTTATAGCTAGTAGCTGTGTCTGTTTTAAAAAAAGATATAAAAAGAGTAACATTATCAATGCCTAAAAATTTTTTAGAAGAGCTCAATAAGCACTTAAAAAATTTTGCATTGATAGACAGAAGCGTATGGATTATTGATGCTATAAGAGAAAAAATGTCTAAAGAAAAACAAATGCTTGCTGAAAGCGATAAGGAAACTTAAGAGCACTTTTGCACCCTTAAGATAGCCCATTGAACTGAGATATCTTACCAAGGGAAAGTAAGTTTGTCAATAAACTACATGCGAATTGTGCTTCAATTTATATGGAGTACACTATGAAAGGAACATATCAAATAGTAAAGCCAGAGATGGCAGTAGAGATAGGGGAAGGAGAAGCTATACTATTAGAAAGGATAGTAGCTTATCTCTCAGGTAACGCACATAAGATTACAGGAAAGAAAGGTAAATGGATATATAATTCTGTCAGACAATGGCAGGAAGATCATTTTCCTTATTGGTCTAGGTATAAAATAAAAAAAGTAATTAAATCCTTAGAAGATAAGAATTTAATTATATCCTATAAAGTAAATGCAAAAAGATGCAATCATACAAAATGGTATAGCGTTAACTTTGAAGAATATAAAAAACTAACAGAAAGGGTATACAATAAAGATATATTAAATGCACAGAAAAAGAGAAGAAAAAAATCGACCAATCGATTGGTCGAAAATGAACCAATCTATAATATAACAAAAAGTTACTATACAGAAGATACTAAAGTATCTTCTTCTAAAGAGAAAAAAGAAGAAGATAATATTTCAAAACAAAAAGTATCTCTAAAAATGAAAGAAGTATGGAATGAAATATTTAAATATTCTGTGAGTCCAATTAAAGCATATGTGAATAAGAGTAATATAAATAAATTAAATAACTTATTTTTTAATAAGTTTGAAGGAGATATAGAAAAATGGAAGGAATATGCTGTAAAAGTAAATAGTAGTAAGTTTTTAATGGGAGAAAAAGAAACGAAAAAAGGATTTAAAGCAGTATTTGGATGGCTAATCAAGGAAGAGGTAGTAGAAGTAATAGAAGGAGGTGAATACGGAGTAGGGGATAGAGAATTGGATAAAAATGATATTTTAGGAAATACAGAGAAGAAGAAAGAAGTAATAGTAAACATGGTAGATAAAAAAATATCAAGTTATGCAAAACATAAAATAAACAAGGCAAAAGAGATGGAAGAGTTAGAGAAATATGCAAGAGAGGTATCAAGTGTAGGAGAAGAAGATAAATATGGAATATTGAGGATAATAGAGGGGATACCAAAATATATGTTATTCAAAGACGAAGAATATAGGGGTGTAAGAGAAAATATATACGAGAGTTATGTAATGAAAAAGTATTTTGGATATACAAAAATAGAAATAAGAAAAAAAATAAGGGAAAAGCTAGGAGAAATAGGGAAGAATAACAATTTAGAGGAGGAGTTTAGTAGATTGTCAGCAATGGAAGAAATGGTAGGTAGAATAGATATATATAGTCAAGAAGATATGGCAAAAATAAGAGACATGAGTTATTTAAGGGAAAATTTAGATTGCAAATCAAGAAAAGAAGATTTCATAATGGGGAAATAGGATTTAATGTCGTTATAAATAATGTCAGCAAGTTCCTTATCGTAAGTATGAGAAGTTTTATTACGGTCAGAAAGCATATTAAGCCAAACATCTTCGTTAGATATAAGATTATGAGAAAAAGCAGTGCTAAGGACATCACGAGGGAAGTTAACATCTTTAACCCCTTTTGATTTGATAATTTCTTTAAGAAGAAGCCAAAATAACTCAAAGGAAAATTCAAAACGTTGGATAGTAGCATCAATAACAATACGATCAGGGTCTGAAGGGCGTTTAATAACAGTTTCTAAAGCAGAAAGAGCATCGTTCAGTTTAGAAAAAGCTAAAGTAATTCTTTCAGAAGATTTATCAAACATAATAATAGAGTTTTTTAAAACATTAACTTTAAGAGGATTATGATCTGATAGAGAGTCTAAATCAAGACAATCAATTTTAAAAAGAGTATCAGAATTATTGATAATA contains:
- a CDS encoding ParA family protein, encoding MSIITVASTKGGVGKSTFIINLASIFLMNDKKIAILDADIQNSVGKWNRIREYMISEGANIKPLFIASARGEALIEIANDKKKQGYTVLIDSPGIDDANMRTALLRSDYIINPCPVSSIDLWEVESLMKIINNLQKIQHRKIPLILVFNKVPTRHSSTPIMEARKFFDDNNITPDYILEHAIKERVVFKHSIRDGKTIVDYSPFDEKAKEEMIGCYNEIINIINK
- a CDS encoding HI0074 family nucleotidyltransferase substrate-binding subunit, which gives rise to MDNFDISNYNFFHQLKLLPFVQKIYLYGSRAKGNSTPSSDIDIAISCSDDKNWPLIDDIINNSDTLFKIDCLDLDSLSDHNPLKVNVLKNSIIMFDKSSERITLAFSKLNDALSALETVIKRPSDPDRIVIDATIQRFEFSFELFWLLLKEIIKSKGVKDVNFPRDVLSTAFSHNLISNEDVWLNMLSDRNKTSHTYDKELADIIYNDIKSYFPIMKSSFLDLQSKFSLK